The following coding sequences are from one Oncorhynchus gorbuscha isolate QuinsamMale2020 ecotype Even-year unplaced genomic scaffold, OgorEven_v1.0 Un_scaffold_14890, whole genome shotgun sequence window:
- the LOC124030746 gene encoding toll-like receptor 8 — MAFCILTLLLVVHVLLVSLTAHLFYWDLSYILDYCGAKLKHQCLLQHTACVYDAFVMYDTTDPLASDWVLNHLRVELEERGERVRPLCLEERDWMPGVPIMDNLSNSVRQSRKTVFVLTEGFLSRGVVKMAALLVQQRLVEEGVDAMVLLLLQPQVLRRSRIIHLRRRLCRRSVLEWPATACPAAQRWFWHNLKRAIRKDQRATHASLHGTYFTGR, encoded by the coding sequence ATGGCCTTCTGCATCCTCACGTTGTTACTCGTTGTTCACGTTCTGTTGGTATCTCTCACAGCACACCTCTTTTACTGGGACTTGTCCTATATTCTTGACTACTGTGGGGCCAAGCTGAAGCACCAATGTCTCTTACAGCACACAGCCTGTGTCTACGATGCCTTCGTCATGTATGACACCACAGACCCGCTGGCCTCTGATTGGGTGTTGAACCACCTTAGGGTGGAACTAGAGGAGCGCGGAGAGAGGGTTCGCCCACTCTGCCTGGAGGAGCGTGATTGGATGCCAGGGGTGCCTATCATGGATAACCTTTCCAATAGTGTGCGACAGAGCAGGAAAACGGTGTTTGTGCTGACAGAGGGCTTTCTGTCGCGTGGTGTGGTTAAAATGGCCGCCCTGCTGGTGCAGCAGCGGCTGGTGGAGGAGGGTGTGGATGCCATGgtgttgctgctgctgcagccCCAGGTTCTGCGACGCTCACGCATCATCCACCTGCGCAGACGGCTCTGCAGGCGCAGTGTTCTGGAGTGGCCAGCAACTGCCTGTCCGGCTGCCCAGCGCTGGTTCTGGCACAACCTGAAGAGAGCCATACGGAAAGATCAGCGAGCCACACACGCATCACTACACGGCACATACTTCACTGGGCGGTGA